In Natronomonas halophila, one DNA window encodes the following:
- a CDS encoding DUF2237 family protein, with product MPEKNVLGEPLQPCSTDPTTGFERDGHCSCHDADHGRHELCAMMTEDFLQFSKQQGNDLVTPRPELDFPGLEPGDCWCLCVPRWVETLEAVRRRHIPETTVPPVILEATNEAVLDTVELETLQAHAYD from the coding sequence ATGCCCGAAAAGAACGTCCTCGGCGAACCGCTCCAGCCGTGTAGCACCGACCCCACGACCGGCTTCGAACGCGACGGCCATTGCTCGTGTCACGACGCCGACCACGGCCGGCACGAACTCTGTGCGATGATGACCGAGGACTTCCTGCAGTTCAGCAAACAGCAGGGCAACGACCTCGTGACGCCGCGGCCCGAACTGGACTTCCCGGGGCTGGAACCCGGCGACTGCTGGTGTCTCTGCGTTCCACGGTGGGTCGAGACGCTTGAGGCCGTCCGGCGGCGACACATCCCCGAGACGACGGTCCCGCCGGTCATCCTCGAAGCGACGAACGAGGCCGTACTGGATACCGTCGAGTTGGAGACGCTACAGGCCCACGCCTACGACTGA